A portion of the Candidatus Nitrosotenuis uzonensis genome contains these proteins:
- a CDS encoding chemotaxis protein CheC, with translation MSTVFSLNPEEIQSLTKILNQYITSKTSIALSKLLSERIDHRIKVFSNGPSQIKQVTLEPDEIKMCAVRLNGKGDTHIEILYTIKQKHAKKIAAKLLCQEDLCEIDEMGVSAIQEVANIMTGSFFNALSRGTGFRVDLSTPNFTHDELHSLIDTSALDVSNPTDCAVIADVELMGDSSGAKLHMIIMQNTIDAKKLLANHSDSNQTDPESLDNISDNTTSYPVGGQNSELDALLGDILQEDDK, from the coding sequence TTGAGTACTGTATTTTCCTTAAACCCAGAAGAGATTCAGTCGCTTACAAAAATTCTCAATCAATACATAACATCAAAGACATCCATAGCACTCTCAAAACTATTAAGCGAGAGGATAGATCATAGAATAAAGGTCTTCAGCAACGGCCCATCACAAATAAAGCAAGTCACTCTTGAGCCTGACGAAATTAAGATGTGCGCGGTACGGCTTAACGGGAAAGGTGATACCCACATTGAGATTCTATATACAATAAAACAAAAACACGCCAAAAAAATAGCCGCAAAACTACTCTGTCAAGAAGATCTATGTGAAATAGACGAAATGGGAGTATCTGCAATACAAGAAGTAGCCAACATAATGACAGGATCTTTCTTTAATGCATTATCAAGGGGAACGGGATTCAGGGTAGATTTGTCAACACCAAATTTTACTCATGATGAATTGCATTCTCTGATAGATACATCAGCTCTTGATGTATCAAATCCTACGGACTGTGCTGTAATAGCAGATGTTGAGCTAATGGGTGATTCTAGCGGGGCAAAACTGCACATGATAATAATGCAAAATACAATAGATGCAAAAAAACTTCTTGCCAACCATTCCGACTCAAATCAGACAGATCCTGAATCCTTGGATAACATATCTGATAACACTACGTCATATCCTGTAGGTGGTCAAAACTCCGAACTTGATGCGCTGCTAGGCGACATACTACAGGAGGACGATAAATGA
- a CDS encoding chemotaxis protein CheD yields the protein MSFTKQTQTSNIVEVPMGGLLLTTKEKSILQTFVGSCVAICLYDSVAGVAGMAHIMLPKNNTQNPKPEPEGKFADVAMQTLLDKLIASGANIARLKAKMAGGANVFQNESKSNMFNIGMRNVETIKTILAEKKIQLVSEDVGSKHGRWVIFDLDSGQMKIKDREKGMFVI from the coding sequence ATGAGCTTTACCAAACAAACTCAGACAAGCAATATAGTTGAGGTACCGATGGGCGGCTTATTGTTGACAACAAAAGAAAAATCCATACTTCAAACATTTGTAGGATCTTGCGTTGCAATTTGCCTTTATGACTCGGTCGCAGGTGTGGCTGGAATGGCACACATAATGCTTCCAAAAAACAACACACAAAACCCAAAACCTGAACCGGAAGGAAAGTTTGCTGATGTGGCAATGCAAACCCTTCTTGACAAGCTGATAGCAAGTGGAGCCAACATTGCAAGACTGAAAGCCAAAATGGCCGGCGGCGCCAATGTTTTTCAAAACGAAAGCAAGTCCAATATGTTCAATATAGGAATGAGAAACGTAGAAACTATCAAAACAATTCTTGCAGAAAAAAAAATTCAACTGGTTTCTGAGGATGTGGGCTCAAAACATGGACGATGGGTAATTTTTGACTTGGATTCTGGACAAATGAAAATCAAGGACAGAGAAAAGGGTATGTTTGTGATATGA
- a CDS encoding CheR family methyltransferase produces the protein MSVPEIISAEQMAQIEKIMLQRIGKDLTQFKKPFLGRRISSRMRAVGVKDGSEYAKILESDENEPALLFKSFSINVTEFFRDPFVWKCVSNLLPRLLNKNSIINAWSAGSASGEEPYSIAIMLKEAIGIMKNQFKVLATDISLEAINRAKKGQYTSSNLKNLPTEIITKYFTKIGTDTFQLNDEIKQYVVFEQADIASFAADKIHLIFCRNVLIYYEKAAQEIIFKRFHKSLTDDGYLVIGQDETMMGIQSSKLFSCIYPKERIYEKIGQ, from the coding sequence ATGAGCGTACCTGAAATCATCTCTGCAGAACAAATGGCACAGATAGAGAAGATAATGCTACAAAGGATTGGCAAAGATCTCACTCAGTTCAAAAAGCCGTTTCTTGGAAGACGAATAAGCTCAAGAATGAGGGCTGTTGGTGTCAAGGATGGCTCAGAGTACGCAAAAATACTGGAATCTGATGAAAACGAGCCAGCTCTACTTTTCAAGAGTTTCTCAATCAACGTGACAGAGTTTTTTCGTGATCCCTTTGTATGGAAATGCGTGTCTAATTTGCTGCCCAGGCTTTTAAATAAAAATTCTATAATCAACGCTTGGAGTGCAGGATCGGCAAGTGGAGAGGAGCCGTATAGTATTGCAATTATGTTAAAGGAAGCAATAGGGATTATGAAAAACCAATTCAAGGTTTTGGCAACGGATATCAGTCTTGAGGCAATAAATCGCGCAAAGAAAGGTCAGTACACATCTTCAAACTTGAAGAATCTGCCAACAGAGATAATTACAAAATATTTTACAAAAATTGGCACCGATACATTTCAGCTAAACGATGAGATAAAGCAATATGTTGTCTTTGAACAAGCTGACATTGCATCTTTTGCGGCAGATAAAATCCATCTGATATTCTGCAGGAACGTTCTGATTTACTATGAGAAAGCGGCACAAGAAATAATATTCAAAAGGTTCCACAAGTCATTAACTGACGACGGTTATCTCGTGATAGGCCAGGATGAAACCATGATGGGTATACAATCATCGAAGCTATTCTCATGTATTTATCCAAAAGAAAGGATATATGAAAAAATTGGGCAATAA
- a CDS encoding chemotaxis protein CheW codes for MSVQEAALDSFQVVTFSLTDGQKKEEYAIPIEQVREIRAVESITQIPNSKSYVKGIMNLRGLIVPVIDVKDKLGMKSNAESNAKQRILVADLRNSLAGLLVDEVDHVMRIQTDSVDDPPQNILDSNNYIKGIVKVSQRLIVLLDVTKLLEDSTSDITEAMKGAKQ; via the coding sequence ATGTCAGTCCAAGAAGCTGCATTGGATTCCTTTCAAGTAGTAACTTTCAGTCTAACAGATGGCCAAAAAAAAGAGGAATACGCCATACCAATAGAGCAGGTAAGAGAAATTCGTGCCGTAGAATCAATCACTCAGATTCCCAACTCCAAATCGTATGTTAAAGGAATAATGAACCTGCGAGGTTTGATAGTGCCTGTTATTGATGTAAAAGACAAATTAGGCATGAAATCCAACGCTGAATCTAACGCCAAGCAGAGAATCCTTGTAGCAGATTTGAGAAATTCACTTGCAGGACTTTTGGTGGACGAAGTGGATCACGTAATGCGCATTCAGACTGACAGCGTAGATGATCCGCCGCAAAACATTCTTGACTCAAACAATTACATCAAGGGAATCGTGAAGGTAAGCCAGAGACTTATCGTATTGCTTGATGTTACAAAATTGCTGGAGGATTCAACCTCCGATATAACGGAAGCGATGAAGGGTGCAAAACAATGA
- a CDS encoding response regulator — translation MSVGPKKILVVDDASFMRTVLKDIIKSNGLAHEVVEAGDGVEGVKAYQAQKPDLVTMDVNMPRADGIQALRAIMKIDPAAKVVMVTSVEQKQIVQDAMKIGARDYIVKPFDRNNVGLVLNKVLRQR, via the coding sequence ATGAGCGTAGGACCTAAAAAAATACTAGTTGTTGACGATGCCTCGTTCATGAGAACGGTACTAAAAGACATCATAAAGTCAAACGGCCTTGCACATGAGGTAGTTGAAGCAGGTGATGGAGTGGAAGGAGTAAAAGCATATCAGGCACAAAAACCCGATCTTGTGACAATGGATGTTAACATGCCTAGAGCAGACGGAATACAGGCACTTCGAGCGATCATGAAAATTGATCCCGCCGCCAAGGTGGTAATGGTAACATCAGTAGAGCAAAAACAAATTGTTCAGGACGCAATGAAAATTGGAGCGAGAGACTACATAGTAAAGCCATTTGATAGGAACAACGTTGGGTTGGTTCTCAACAAAGTTCTAAGGCAACGATAG
- a CDS encoding PEFG-CTERM sorting domain-containing protein: MTIPIVSAYGHGLGIDTIKSINVNGKKIDLTTQISPSDVSDDSKKIINIIVTDATSGQNVMNSIIDLGLYHEGRLIFRENFFLDDGTATIEIENERGEISGHFDEQINAWLDTETPIRIPSVSFQSGGLYHFEITFKTFEGQLVSSPMTYTADVTIATNHTYIMKDKVGNDVPFGIKSYYDKITDFNYDPITNTITFEMPFDWSEKNISHPLVVHEEVHFPKEFIDLFVPSYMGKANGIDLFKSSVTIDDYSVEHERIVHFVLSQDNIRYLKQAQKAAGIESPENLVFTLEVSDKVVFPVIAMTKNEEVQVDLSWDPVTIEPGKNTKFIFTFRNAMTGEPIRNTSYDFILMQGGSEIYRKSGNAQIGGGFVDYTFSEGQTGQTSIRFERIGGTDMSTEFGVMVVPEFGSLAFIVLSLSLISALLIGKRFT, translated from the coding sequence ATGACAATTCCAATTGTATCAGCATATGGTCATGGATTAGGTATCGACACAATAAAATCCATAAATGTTAATGGGAAAAAAATCGACCTAACAACACAGATTAGCCCCAGTGATGTTTCTGACGATTCAAAAAAAATCATAAACATAATCGTGACTGATGCCACTTCAGGCCAGAACGTTATGAATTCAATAATAGATTTGGGCCTTTATCACGAAGGGAGGTTGATCTTCAGAGAGAATTTTTTTCTAGATGATGGAACAGCGACCATTGAAATAGAAAACGAACGAGGTGAAATATCAGGACACTTTGATGAGCAGATCAATGCGTGGCTGGATACAGAAACACCCATCAGGATACCAAGTGTGTCATTCCAGTCAGGAGGCCTGTATCACTTTGAGATCACCTTTAAGACATTTGAGGGACAACTCGTGTCAAGTCCTATGACATATACTGCTGATGTCACAATAGCCACAAATCATACATATATTATGAAGGACAAGGTTGGAAATGACGTACCGTTTGGCATAAAGTCATACTATGATAAGATTACGGATTTTAACTATGATCCTATTACAAATACAATAACATTTGAAATGCCCTTTGACTGGAGTGAGAAGAACATATCACATCCATTGGTTGTACATGAGGAAGTTCACTTTCCAAAAGAATTCATTGATTTGTTTGTACCAAGCTACATGGGAAAAGCAAACGGAATTGATTTATTCAAATCATCTGTTACCATTGATGACTATTCTGTTGAACATGAGAGGATTGTGCACTTTGTTCTCTCCCAGGACAACATAAGGTATCTAAAGCAGGCACAAAAAGCCGCAGGAATTGAAAGTCCTGAAAACTTGGTATTCACATTGGAGGTGAGTGACAAGGTTGTTTTTCCAGTGATAGCTATGACTAAGAATGAGGAAGTTCAGGTAGATCTGTCATGGGATCCTGTAACCATAGAACCAGGTAAAAACACCAAGTTCATCTTTACATTTCGCAATGCCATGACTGGTGAGCCAATACGCAATACATCGTATGATTTTATTTTAATGCAAGGAGGTAGCGAGATTTACAGAAAGTCAGGAAACGCCCAAATTGGAGGAGGTTTCGTAGACTATACGTTTTCAGAGGGACAAACAGGCCAAACCTCAATAAGGTTCGAGAGAATTGGCGGAACCGATATGAGTACTGAGTTTGGTGTCATGGTGGTGCCTGAGTTTGGCTCATTGGCGTTCATTGTATTATCATTATCTCTGATTTCTGCCTTGCTAATTGGTAAACGGTTTACTTAG
- a CDS encoding CopG family ribbon-helix-helix protein, which translates to MAIVSISLNEEILAEIDKLQKGLGFSGRSEVIRAGIRTFVSEEKQKTELTGKQHAVLFVIHDDEYDDIVSGIKHNYEDLITTHLHSKIDGERCMELFILDGDGKQIRGITQGFQTNKNMDTVKLFAI; encoded by the coding sequence ATGGCAATTGTCTCAATTTCATTGAATGAGGAAATTCTTGCAGAGATAGATAAGCTCCAAAAGGGTCTAGGATTTTCAGGTAGATCGGAGGTGATTCGGGCAGGGATTAGAACTTTTGTCTCGGAAGAAAAACAAAAAACAGAATTGACAGGTAAACAACATGCTGTTTTGTTTGTCATTCATGATGATGAATATGATGATATTGTATCAGGAATAAAACACAATTACGAGGATTTGATAACTACTCATCTTCATAGCAAGATTGACGGGGAAAGATGTATGGAATTATTTATACTGGATGGCGACGGAAAGCAAATTCGTGGAATCACGCAAGGCTTCCAGACTAACAAGAATATGGATACTGTTAAACTATTTGCAATTTAA
- a CDS encoding metal ABC transporter solute-binding protein, Zn/Mn family, whose protein sequence is MKKLFAIATGVSIVTVAIAILIIQTQTIENVVPTLQESSSTNSKIRIIASFYPLYEFSRNIAGDKADVSSFIPLGIEPHDWEPNTGDILKLKEAKIFVYNGGGFEPYVQKLIDSGEYNNVMFVETVHGITLLKAEEHEEHFQEFLEEIEHILHELEEQKMNESDAIIAIQEIIHTHEHDEHEHDGLIEEIEHILHELEEKKLTEAEAIMQIHTVIEHNEGTHQEHSHDLEYDPHIWLDPLLAKQQVLVIKEALIKADPSNAVHYENNAIAYNSKLDALDLKIKSELSDCKKDTVVPFHNAFSYLAKRYGFNVFSLSGIAPESEASAAELKRLVDFVKENNIKVVFAEDLVDPRLAEVLAKEAGAQVMMLSPLEGLSKEEIVTGKTYLTKMEENISNLKIALECQ, encoded by the coding sequence GTGAAAAAATTATTCGCCATTGCAACTGGGGTATCCATAGTAACAGTAGCCATTGCAATCTTAATTATCCAAACACAAACAATAGAGAATGTAGTACCGACTCTGCAAGAATCAAGTTCGACTAACTCTAAAATCAGGATTATAGCTTCATTCTATCCACTTTACGAGTTTTCAAGAAATATCGCCGGAGATAAAGCCGACGTTTCGAGTTTTATCCCATTAGGAATAGAACCTCATGACTGGGAACCTAATACTGGAGATATACTGAAACTCAAAGAAGCCAAAATCTTTGTGTACAATGGGGGTGGATTCGAACCGTATGTACAAAAACTGATTGACTCTGGAGAATACAACAATGTGATGTTTGTTGAAACCGTTCACGGAATCACTTTACTAAAAGCAGAAGAGCATGAAGAACATTTTCAAGAATTTCTTGAAGAAATTGAGCACATACTACATGAATTAGAAGAACAAAAAATGAATGAGAGTGATGCAATCATTGCAATACAAGAAATCATTCATACACATGAGCATGACGAACACGAACATGATGGGCTTATTGAAGAAATTGAGCACATACTACATGAATTAGAAGAGAAGAAATTGACTGAAGCTGAGGCAATCATGCAAATACATACTGTAATTGAGCATAATGAAGGCACTCATCAGGAACACTCACATGATCTTGAATACGATCCTCACATATGGCTTGATCCACTACTTGCAAAACAACAAGTATTGGTCATCAAAGAAGCTCTTATCAAGGCCGATCCATCAAATGCTGTACATTATGAGAATAATGCCATAGCGTATAACTCAAAACTTGATGCCCTTGATTTGAAAATAAAATCAGAGTTATCGGATTGTAAAAAAGACACAGTCGTTCCGTTCCATAACGCATTTAGCTACCTTGCTAAGCGATATGGCTTCAATGTATTCTCGCTTTCAGGAATTGCTCCTGAATCTGAAGCAAGTGCTGCAGAACTAAAAAGATTGGTGGATTTTGTAAAAGAAAATAATATCAAAGTTGTATTTGCAGAAGACTTGGTTGATCCGCGCTTAGCTGAAGTGTTGGCAAAAGAGGCTGGAGCACAAGTAATGATGCTCAGCCCTCTTGAAGGCCTCTCAAAAGAAGAGATTGTTACTGGAAAGACGTACCTTACCAAAATGGAGGAAAATATTTCTAATCTAAAGATAGCACTTGAGTGTCAATGA
- a CDS encoding metal ABC transporter ATP-binding protein, translating into MNVLEIDNLSVRYDGHNAVDGINFSVKEGDLLGIVGPNGAGKTTLFRAILGLQNYTGDIKLFGYSGKHYYPLLPLIGYVSQKVNFEQNFPATVKEVVSMGIISEKKLHKGATLLQNCGCCWNRIYKKIEKSDERAIEALKTVGLESLSERRIGELSGGELQRVFIAKALVKDPVLLILDEPVTGVDVETQNKFYNILKKINTENKITIVWSSHDLEAISNLANRVACMNRKLFFHGEKEEFFSNKDLLKTYTESAMQMHMHHHD; encoded by the coding sequence ATGAACGTTCTGGAAATAGACAACTTGTCTGTCAGATATGATGGACATAATGCAGTAGACGGAATCAACTTTTCAGTAAAAGAAGGCGATTTGCTTGGAATAGTAGGGCCAAACGGAGCAGGTAAAACGACTCTCTTCAGAGCCATACTCGGATTGCAAAATTATACTGGAGACATCAAACTATTTGGTTACTCTGGAAAGCACTACTATCCACTACTTCCTCTCATAGGATACGTATCTCAAAAAGTTAACTTTGAACAGAACTTTCCAGCTACAGTTAAAGAAGTAGTTTCAATGGGAATTATATCCGAAAAAAAACTACACAAAGGAGCAACTCTACTCCAGAACTGTGGGTGCTGTTGGAATAGGATATATAAAAAAATTGAAAAAAGTGATGAAAGAGCTATTGAAGCACTAAAAACTGTTGGGCTAGAATCATTAAGTGAAAGACGTATAGGTGAGCTGTCTGGAGGTGAATTACAACGAGTTTTCATTGCAAAAGCACTCGTGAAAGATCCAGTGCTTCTGATATTGGATGAACCTGTAACTGGTGTTGATGTTGAAACGCAAAACAAATTCTATAACATTCTGAAAAAAATAAACACAGAAAATAAAATCACTATAGTGTGGTCATCTCATGATCTAGAGGCAATTTCTAACCTTGCAAACCGTGTGGCATGCATGAACAGGAAACTATTCTTCCACGGGGAAAAAGAAGAATTCTTCTCGAACAAGGATTTGTTAAAAACATACACTGAATCTGCGATGCAAATGCATATGCACCATCACGATTAA
- a CDS encoding metal ABC transporter permease — protein MQKGLIAGIVIAVICSMMGLFLVLRRFSLFGDALSHMAFGGISIGMLVGVYPLWTAFIVSILGALGITKLRKSTKISGDAATAVLLVSGLGIGVLLISITGGFKVDLFSFLFGNILLISLEDTALIVGISIGIISILAILRRSFLHLTFDEEQAKINGLDVDKLNYVFVALASVTVITSMRLVGILLISALLVLPNITSMMFGKSFKTTMLLSISISVISVVSGIILSYYFDLAPSGTIVMISVAILVGVLVAKYFGVLRNTVQVKNQKLAET, from the coding sequence ATGCAAAAAGGACTGATTGCAGGAATAGTCATCGCCGTAATCTGTTCCATGATGGGGCTGTTTCTTGTACTGAGAAGATTTTCGCTCTTTGGGGATGCATTATCGCACATGGCCTTTGGAGGGATTTCAATCGGCATGTTAGTTGGCGTGTATCCACTCTGGACCGCGTTTATTGTATCGATATTGGGTGCATTAGGAATAACAAAACTGAGGAAAAGTACAAAAATTTCAGGCGATGCTGCAACTGCAGTACTTTTGGTATCTGGACTAGGAATCGGAGTGCTATTAATCAGTATAACTGGAGGGTTCAAAGTAGATCTATTCAGCTTTCTTTTCGGAAATATTCTTCTGATAAGTTTAGAGGATACTGCACTCATAGTTGGAATAAGCATTGGAATTATTTCGATATTGGCAATATTGAGGCGATCATTTTTGCATTTGACTTTTGATGAGGAACAAGCGAAAATAAATGGTCTTGATGTAGACAAGCTCAATTATGTGTTTGTAGCATTAGCTAGCGTTACAGTTATCACATCAATGCGACTTGTGGGAATTCTACTAATTTCAGCTCTTCTAGTCTTACCAAACATAACTAGTATGATGTTTGGGAAAAGCTTCAAAACAACAATGCTATTATCCATATCAATCTCTGTTATTTCGGTAGTTTCAGGAATAATACTGTCATATTACTTTGATCTTGCACCGTCTGGAACCATAGTTATGATATCTGTGGCTATTCTAGTGGGCGTACTAGTTGCAAAGTATTTTGGAGTATTAAGAAATACCGTGCAAGTCAAAAATCAAAAACTAGCTGAAACGTGA